A genomic stretch from Asterias rubens chromosome 7, eAstRub1.3, whole genome shotgun sequence includes:
- the LOC117293087 gene encoding protein disulfide-isomerase-like: protein MKTSLAIFAALFAFAFAVDVQEEEGVFVLTDANLATFVEENNHVLVEFYAPWCGHCKSLAPEYAKAAQVLKDSKSDIKLAKVDATENTEVAKKYEVRGYPTLKFFKMGSAMEYSGGRTEKDIVSWLSKKTGPPAAAVTSAQEADALEEANEVAVVGFFKSLDSDKAKAFLAVASEMDDLAFAITTEDAVFKKYDITDDSVILLKKFDNLRDNFEGEFTEEALNAFVVSNRLPLVIEFTDESAPKIFGGPVKVHNLLFISKDDAEFSNVHVAFSEAAKAFKGEMLFVLINTQVENNARITEFFAIPADEMPTMRIIVLADDMKKYKPDSNEMTAEKIKQFVQDFKDGKLKAHLKTEEVPEDWDKEAVKVLVGKNFDEVVYDKSKDVLVEFYAPWCGHCKKLAPIFDDLGKHFEDREDLVIAKMDSTTNEVEGISIGGFPTLKLIRKETNEVVDYNGGRTLEDLIKFLESGGVEGAGVDEDEDFDEEDEEEEDGDQVKDEL, encoded by the exons ATGAAGACTTCTTTGGCCATTTTTGCTGCTTTATTTGCCTTTGCATTCGCAGTAGATGTACAAGAAGAGGAAGGTGTCTTTGTGCTTACCGATGCCAACTTAGCCACGTTCGTTGAGGAAAACAACCATGTGTTGGTGGAGTTTT ATGCCCCTTGGTGTGGCCATTGCAAATCATTGGCTCCAGAGTATGCAAAGGCAGCACAGGTGCTGAAAGACTCCAAATCAGACATCAAGCTGGCCAAGGTAGATGCAACAGAGAATACAGAGGTTGCCAAGAAGTATGAAGTACGTGGTTATCCAACTCTTAAGTTCTTCAAAATGGGAAGTGCTATGGAATACAGTG GAGGAAGAACCGAAAAAGACATTGTCAGCTGGCTTTCCAAGAAGACTGGTCCTCCAGCAGCAGCTGTGACATCTGCACAAGAGGCAGATGCCCTGGAAGAAGCAAATGAAGTAGCTGTAGTAGGATTTTTCAAAAGTCTAGATTCAGACAAGGCCAAGGCATTTTTAGCAGTTGCCTCGGAAATGGATGACCTCGCATTTGCCATTACAACTGAGGATGCCGTCTTCAAAAAGTATGACATTACCGACGACAGTGTTATCCTACTCAAAAAG TTTGACAACCTGCGTGATAATTTTGAGGGAGAATTCACTGAAGAAGCTCTTAATGCTTTTGTTGTTAGTAACCGTCTACCACTTGTTATTGAATTCACCGATGAA TCCGCACCTAAAATCTTTGGTGGTCCAGTGAAAGTTCACAACCTGCTGTTCATCAGTAAAGATGACGCTGAGTTCAGTAACGTCCATGTTGCCTTCAGTGAGGCTGCAAAAGCTTTTAAAGGAGAG ATGCTATTTGTCCTGATCAACACACAAGTTGAGAACAATGCTCGCATCACTGAATTCTTTGCAATTCCTGCTGATGAAATGCCAACCATGAGAATCATCGTTCTAGCTGATGACATGAAGAAATACAAACCAGACTCTAATGAAATGACAGCCGAGAAGATAAAGCAATTTGTTCAAGATTTTAAGGATGGTAAACTCAAG gcACATCTTAAGACAGAAGAAGTTCCTGAAGACTGGGACAAAGAGGCCGTCAAGGTTCTTGTGGGCAAGAACTTCGATGAAGTCGTGTACGATAAAAGCAAGGATGTTTTGGTAGAATTTT ATGCTCCATGGTGTGGACATTGCAAGAAACTAGCTCCAATATTTGATGATTTGGGAAAGCATTTTGAAGATAGAGAGGACCTTGTTATTGCTAAAATGGATTCCACTACTAATGAGGTGGAGGGAATATCAATCGGAGGGTTTCCCACGTTAAAACTCATTAGAAAGGAAACAAATGAG GTTGTTGATTATAACGGAGGAAGGACATTGGAAGATCTAATCAAGTTTTTGGAGTCTGGAGGAGTAGAGGGCGCTGGTGTAGATGAG GATGAAGATTTTGATGAGGAGGATGAGGAAGAGGAGGATGGGGATCAAGTCAAGGATGAGTTGTAG